The following coding sequences lie in one bacterium genomic window:
- a CDS encoding thioredoxin domain-containing protein, whose translation METIESNKRGWRLGWIVALAGIGVVGIWLLSTTAAAQNDDTADLAAGTGDVLARIGDIEVQRSEVEEAVAKELRDLNRQRHELLEKGLEAVVNDKLVEIAAEAKGMTADAFLTAEVDAKIPAVTDDEIDKFYEQRKGQIKQPKESVAGQIRQYLEQTRKQEAFGKLVSSLRAGHELEILLDPLRIEVADAGAPSFGPESAPVTIIEFSDFQCPFCSRVIPAFDRVKQEYADSVRLVFRQFPLHSIHPQAQKAAEASLCADDQGKFWEMHDAMFENQSALAVADLKSVAQRLELDAAAFDECLDSGKHADRVTADVQAGVAAGVTGTPAMFINGRFLSGAQPYDAIAKVIDDELRRTGS comes from the coding sequence ATGGAAACTATCGAAAGCAACAAGCGAGGCTGGAGGCTCGGGTGGATCGTTGCCCTTGCCGGTATCGGCGTCGTTGGGATTTGGCTACTCTCCACAACCGCAGCGGCTCAGAATGACGACACCGCCGATCTGGCAGCCGGAACCGGTGACGTACTCGCCCGTATCGGCGACATCGAAGTTCAACGCTCCGAGGTCGAAGAGGCCGTGGCGAAAGAGCTGCGCGATCTGAACCGGCAGCGTCACGAGCTGCTCGAAAAGGGGCTCGAAGCTGTCGTCAACGACAAGCTGGTCGAAATAGCCGCGGAAGCCAAGGGGATGACCGCGGACGCCTTTCTGACCGCCGAGGTGGACGCCAAGATTCCGGCGGTCACCGACGACGAGATCGACAAGTTCTACGAGCAGCGCAAGGGGCAGATCAAGCAGCCCAAGGAATCGGTTGCCGGCCAGATTCGTCAGTACCTCGAGCAGACCCGGAAGCAGGAGGCCTTTGGCAAGCTGGTCTCGAGCCTGCGCGCAGGGCACGAGCTCGAGATTCTGCTGGATCCGTTGCGCATCGAGGTCGCAGACGCGGGAGCTCCCTCGTTTGGCCCCGAGTCCGCTCCGGTGACCATTATCGAGTTCTCCGATTTCCAGTGTCCGTTCTGCTCACGGGTGATTCCCGCGTTCGATCGAGTCAAGCAGGAGTACGCGGACAGCGTGCGCCTGGTGTTTCGACAGTTTCCGCTCCATAGCATTCATCCGCAGGCCCAAAAGGCCGCGGAGGCTTCTCTCTGCGCGGACGACCAGGGCAAGTTCTGGGAGATGCACGACGCGATGTTCGAGAATCAGAGCGCGCTGGCCGTTGCGGACCTGAAGTCGGTGGCGCAGAGACTCGAGCTGGATGCCGCAGCTTTCGACGAGTGTCTCGATAGCGGTAAGCACGCCGATCGCGTGACCGCCGACGTCCAGGCCGGCGTCGCTGCTGGCGTGACCGGTACGCCCGCGATGTTCATCAACGGCCGCTTCCTGTCGGGAGCCCAGCCCTACGACGCGATCGCCAAGGTGATCGACGACGAGCTGCGCCGAACCGGAAGCTGA